From the genome of Cololabis saira isolate AMF1-May2022 chromosome 1, fColSai1.1, whole genome shotgun sequence:
tgtccgccgggtcaagctgctgcgtcagccccgggagagaaactctctctgggacgctgctctgttgagaatcacgccggctgaaataaatcatttaggaagatgttggtttaatagatgaaatctgctgggattattttgcgagcttttgcaaaagcgtgcatttccgaggcgccgcacggcacggaacgtgactctgacagcgaggaattcagactggcacagctgatttagcggagctctttaatgcagaaacagaggatgagacttaatgggtttgattaatgtaaaaactgaaataaagtagcctacaatcaaacaaagttttgctcccgctgtatttttaaatacgcacactcctgtgcttgtgtgtgtgtgtgtgtgtgtgttcttgtgtgtgtgccgtttcggtcggtgcgccgtgtgtgttttaaatacagaaatatgacacaagactgcggctatgccttttcacacggcgcccgtatggtcgcgaaaatacagtatttatatatgaaatgtcagaataggaaatattttgacgacacccctgaagcagtcacacgacaccccagggagctactactgagcagcgttgcgtcgtctcctttcacttcctggtgaatcccctcccccgggggaaaaccccacccgggggaaattctcgagcttgcgcagactgtaatatccatgtctccgtacacatggcattaacaaggcggttgcgactggcttatctaggtgctgcaagcgggttgatgaatccagtctgatcagattacttgactgacttaaggtgttcacatgcagtttaaaagtcagtacgatgtgtgcaaatgatctccaaccagcttgaatcgctgcatgtgcacgtactgtgTTTCTCTTGCTGTTCTAAGTCGTTTATTGGCTTTACATCTGCtatataaatatagtttatTATTACCATAATAATCTAACAAGACAATATTGCAAACTTTTGCTAGAGACCAGTTAAGCATTTGCCATCGTTTGTTATATGTATAAAACTGTTCTaatatgtgtaaatatattGCAAACAGTTACATGTGCCCACCCCATCGTGGAAactataataataaatgtattgGTACTTTTAGCTTCTAATGAGCACATGGGTGTTCAGCTAGCAAAGTGATTCAGTGTTGAAGGTGACTGTATACGGAAATATGTCAAGAATGTGATGTATTTGCAGGAGTTGACCCAATTCCCAGTTGAGACACAATGGTGTTGATGTTACTACTTACATCAGTTGATCTGTTTAATGATCAATTTCCAGATAACATGGTCGACAGCAGTTTCGGGAACACTGACAAAATGATCATTACAAAAATTGAATTATAGTCAACCTTTTTTTATTGTAGAATGTGTGAAGAAAAATTAGGAAATACGTATTTTAATCTTGTGTCCTTCAATCATTTCCTGAGTAACATGCCAAAATTAAGTACACCCAATGAAGGAATGTAATACAGTTGAAAAACGTGGAACAAGTTAACATTTATAATTTGTAAAacactttaaaggagccgtctgtaagaaatgtccaaaactggtactgcagtcactttcaaaatattgttgagcggcgtgtaccctccccctcctccccccgaccagaggttgccaggtaggctgcagaatgcagcaggaacgtaggctgccatggctgccataattagagccgagctggaaacccggatgccgaaacaatactgacttggtgattgggagataggtggagggtggagcttcagaaacaatactgacttggtgattgggagataggtggagagtggagcttcagaaacaatactgacttggtgattgggagataggtggagggtggagcttcagaaacaatactgacttggtgattgggagataggtggagggtggagcttcaggccaaaacaaaaaagggaGGCGGGAGTTTTGAAAAGATTCTATCCAATGAACGGCGCACATTGAGGCGCGAGCTCGCTCCCGGGGCGAGGCGGGGCTGTAGAGCAGAATCCACCAATCAGGAGCGGAGGTCTGGACCGCGTCACCGAGTCACACACTTTAAGATCAGCGAGTCTCGCTTCTCCCAGCATTATTGTCCTGATCCAGAATCAGTCGCCATGGCCAGAACCAAGCAGACCGCTCGTAAGTCCACCGGAGGCAAAGCCCCCAGGAAGCAGCTGGCCACCAAGGCCGCCCGGAAGAGCGCCCCGGCCACCGGCGGAGTGAAGAAGCCTCACCGCTACAGGCCCGGTACCGTGGCTCTGAGGGAGATCCGCCGCTACCAGAAGTCCACGGAGCTGCTGATCCGCAAGCTGCCCTTCCAGCGGCTGGTGAGAGAAATCGCTCAGGACTTCAAGACCGACCTGCGCTTCCAGAGCTCCGCCGTCATGGCCCTGCAGGAGGCTAGCGAGGCTTACCTGGTGGGGCTGTTCGAGGACACCAACCTGTGCGCGATCCACgccaagagggtcaccatcatgCCCAAAGACATCCAGCTGGCCCGCCGCATCCGCGGGGAGAGAGCTTAGACCGTCTCCCCTGTAACCCACAACGGCTCTTTTAAGAGCCACCAACATCACCACTAAAGAGCAGCTTCTATCAATGTTATTAATAGTTGCTACATTGTCACAAAGCAGAACATGATTCCCTCAATTAATGGGTTTATTCCTTTTGCACTAATAATTAATAGTCAACATCTAATATGAGCAGTATAAGATCTTAAACATACCCTATTAGTTGTTTGTTTGTACTTAACCTACGTTCCATGAATCTTCCATCTTTCAGACCTTTATTTTACATCTTTatgtaaaaaaagattttcaagTTTTAAATTCTATAGGTTTCACACGAAAAAAAGAACTATCACAATAACCATAAAAACGGTATGTCCATGTGAGTTTAGTGGAATGTATTAATAATTGGAGGAAGAACAATAGTGACATGTCCTCCACAGACATCATGTACTAATCCAGTAGTTTTCCATTGCTGTGCTGCTGTACACTGAAATTTGGATTAAATAAAAGTTGTtctagaaactttttttttaaatcaaaatattTCATCAGTAGAAGACCACTACATTTGATTCAAACGGCTCAATTAATTGGTTaaccaaaaagaaaacacatatGTAGTACTACATGATGTGTGAAGCATGATCGAgagtttagattagattagattagtttATTTGTCCCATAGGGAGATTTGTCTTCACTGGCAGTGAATTCCATCAACACCAACAATAAATGACATAACAAAGGCCGGGCAGGGCGGCTGTTTAGGGAAACTATGGCTGTTTGTAGAACTGAAGGTCATTTCAAGATATTAAGACACTGATGGACTTTTTCTAATTGATGACTTAATCTGTAatcaagaaagaaaaggaaatatcAGCGTTGCATACCAAATGACAACTAACAGGATACATAACTGACTCGAATGCcacatttttttcttataaGGAAACAATATTTATTATGTGACACAGTTTGCCTTTTAAGGAAGATATGGTGGCTCTTAAAATACTAAGATACTGCAAAAAGTGTCCTTATCTGTTAAACACACACCCACAGTCAGAACACACAATAATATTGAATAACTGCCAGATATTGAAAGTTGAAGTTATCTTGGGAAAAGAATGGGTAGGAACACTGATTCTTTGCACATTAGACAATTCTACAgccataaaatcaaaataaatccatGCAGCTTGAATGTAATTACAGTAGTAAAAGGGTTAAAAAAGCCACATTAAGAAATGCTGAAGTCCGTGAGTGAATTATTGATTACGATATTCCTAGACAGAATTAATTATACCTCATCTTGCGCCAAGCTGACACTGATTTAGTTTAAGGTCGTACACAGAATTCACATGTCCAAAGTCAAACTTCATAGACTGTTTGATACAGGTGATACATGTGACAGATGCTCTTTATCACCTGCTAACCAAACACATATGTTCTTTTCCTGCCCAAAGCTGTGTTCATTCTGGTCATCTTTCTATAATACTCTCTCAAAAGCCCTTAATAAACCGGTGGTTTCTAGCCgtttaatttctatttttggTGTACATGAagattttaatagttttactaAGAAGGAGATTATTATAattgctttttcctctcttgtaACTTGTAGACGTATTTTACTTCAATAGAAGGAccaaaaacctccatctcccaattcttggttgaaagacctgatgtcctttttatatttaaagaaaattaaatacggtattaggggttgctctgataagttttctcatatttgggaacctattctttctcttgttaattctttggcatccttggaagattaatttaatttgatttgatttgatttaatttaattatagggaagtatgatattgctaaccatgtctattttttagggttcctcttatgtctgtttattttgatttttatttatttattttatttcattttattttttttaattatttttgttgttgttttgtgtgtcctgtattttattttattactttatttttcctattattattgtcttcagtcagactTTGAATGGTaattggtacttactttgggacctgtttataattacgtattttacagtgtgtgtgtgtgtgtgtgtgtgtgtttgttatgttaagttttgtgtccttatttattttacttttttttttgttttgtgtgtgtggtaaaatataaaacggggtattctgtcgaagcctttaaaaaaatgtttattgtgtaatatgcattacatcgactacccaataaagaaacatgaaagaaaaaaaagatactcTGAAATGTATAGTGGAGTAAAAAGTAACCTACGTAAGAGAAATGGGTTGAAACCTGATTCTTGTAAATTCTTTGAAAGTGAAAGTGTCATTTTACttttgtgtaaaataaaatatagtaaTGTTTCCTTGAATGTACATTTAATACATTGAAGGTAATTGTTCAATTTACTGTTGAAAAACCAAAGTGATAGGAAAACAACTCTCAGGATGAGGTGGTGGCTCTTAAAAGAGCCTTTTTGGTTTTCTCCAGCAATGATGCTTCACTTCTTCTTGGGTGCTGCCTTCTTGGCTTTGGGCTTGGCCACCTTCTTGGCGGGGGACTTGTTGGCTTTGGGGGCCTTCTTCACCACCTTCTTGGGGCTCTTGGCGACCTTCTTGGGGCTCTTGGCCGTTTTCTTGAGCGCTGCGGGCTTCTTCACCTTCTTGGGGCTCTTCTTGGCCGCTGCTGGTTTCTTGGCTGCTGCGCTCTTCGCCTTCTTCGCTGCTGCGGGTTTCTTGGCGGCGGGCTTGTTGGCTTTAGGAGCCGCTTTGTTCACGGGAGCTTTGGCCTTCGTGTCAGTGTTCTTGCTCATCTTGAAGGAGCCGGAGGCCCCGGTCCCCTTGGTCTGGACCAGGGTCCCCTTGGTCACCAGGCTCTTGATGGCGGTGTTGACGCGGGCTTTGTTCTTGTCCACGTCGTATCCTCCGGCGGCCAGAGCTTTCTTGACGGCGGCGGCGGACACGCCGCTGCGCTCCTTGGACGCGGCCACGGCCTTCACGATGAGCTCTGCCGCGCTGGGGCCGGCCTTCTTCGGCTTGGACACCTTCTTCTTGGCGGCTTTGGCCGGAGCCGGAGCTGGAACTACTTCTGCCATGTAGAGCTGCTGCGAGAGTCACTGCTAATGATGAGAAGTCGGAGCTCCGACGGAACTTAAACACACCATGAGAACCGTGGAGAGTCAACCCGCAGCGCCGCTCCCGTGTGCAGTCGGCGGAGTCccacttgtgttttctcctcGTAAATAAAGTATTTACAATGAGTACTGGAGCACCCTGACATAACAAACAACATTAAAAATCTCAGCTGGTGCAAAAACCTTTTTGTGTCAAGCACAGGAGATTCAGCCATTGCTTAGTTGGATTAAAGTTGGCAGTAGCCCCCAAAATctttttacatgttttaaaaCTTTAATTCCCCAATATTACACATATGGAGGAACAAAACTgatataattaaaaataaaagcatatatatatatatatatatatatatatatatatatgtgacaCCCTCTATCTGTCCTGCCTGCTGTCTCGATCAAGGATTCACAGAAGTCCAGGTTGGAGCAAAAGAGTGTGGTTTATTCACCTGAGAGAACACAGtgggacacacaaccacagctcaGACACAGTACAACTTGTGGTCATCTCCCTCAGTATTGAATTTAGCTGTACTCATAtagtgatcgtatagtggttaTTTGTTTAAACACAAAGTCTGACAAAAAtaggaaaataaaatacaaagctcCTTTTTAATTAAGTGGAAACAAAGTTAACTTTAGTGCTACCTGTTAAAATAAACGTAAAATTACAGGTAAACCTCTATTCTCCAAGTCTGCATAATTTGCAgacataacaacaaaaacaatattaAACAGTATTGCACATATGCACAGAACATACCTGAGAGAACACAGtgggacacacaaccacagctcaGACACAGTACAACTTGTGGTCATCTCCTGTTCAGACACAGCATTCAGAATGTCAGTGGGTTCTTATGTGACAGCCGTTAGCATAACGAGCTAACATGCTAAACGTCTTTTCTACACCATAAAATAAGCAATTACatacaaaacaatacacaaCGAATGTTACTGGGTAACATTATGAAAACATGAGTGCATATTTGGTCACTTATATGAAGCATagatatttttaattaattcgTTTGTGTCTGAGCAAACAGGAGACCATCTTACCCTCAGTATTGAATTTCGCTGTACTGAGGATTACCCACAATGTAACACAatatcttcaaaataaaatacatcaaatacaaactgaaatcaaataaaactagCCATGGCTGTGTCCCAAGTTTAACATAATTGAACTATAATCAAAGTATTTCTTAACActgttacatatatatatatatatataatatgccataatcagcaatattaaaataataaaaggcttgcaatatttcagttgatttgtaatgaatccagaatgtatgacatttttgtttttttaaattgcattacagaaaataaagaacttcatcacaatattctaattttctgagacagtcctccaTGTGAACATAAACAAACAAGTGCGTGAAAACAAGTGCGTAAAAATAAGTGCACTTACAGAAGGCTGAGCATACCAATACa
Proteins encoded in this window:
- the LOC133448932 gene encoding histone H1-like, translating into MAEVVPAPAPAKAAKKKVSKPKKAGPSAAELIVKAVAASKERSGVSAAAVKKALAAGGYDVDKNKARVNTAIKSLVTKGTLVQTKGTGASGSFKMSKNTDTKAKAPVNKAAPKANKPAAKKPAAAKKAKSAAAKKPAAAKKSPKKVKKPAALKKTAKSPKKVAKSPKKVVKKAPKANKSPAKKVAKPKAKKAAPKKK